In Synechococcus sp. KORDI-100, a single window of DNA contains:
- a CDS encoding putative selenate ABC transporter substrate-binding protein yields the protein MPSRERRAVVLTGLVLSFGITASRTSAGQPLKVGAIPDQNPEKLNRLYGSLAKELSDRLNVPVRYVPVSNYAAAVSAFRTGSLDLVWFGGLTGVQARLQTPGAKVLAQRDIDARFTSVFIANGSSGLRPISSQDQLKQLKGKRFTFGSESSTSGRLMPQYFMKQAGVTPADFAGGRAGFSGSHDATIAMVQSGAYQAGALNEQVWFSNVNAGKVDPNKVRVIWRTPTYPDYHWVARPGLDQRFGSGFTERIRTTLIGLKPDTSRRRKVLELFGAKRFIPAKASDYVAIEKVGRQLGKIR from the coding sequence ATGCCCTCTCGAGAACGTCGGGCCGTGGTTCTCACCGGACTGGTCCTCAGCTTCGGGATCACGGCCTCGAGGACGTCCGCTGGCCAACCCCTCAAAGTCGGCGCCATTCCAGATCAGAATCCGGAGAAATTGAATCGTCTGTACGGATCTCTGGCGAAGGAACTCAGCGACAGGCTGAATGTTCCGGTCCGCTACGTGCCGGTCAGCAACTACGCCGCCGCCGTGAGTGCCTTCCGCACCGGCAGCCTCGACCTGGTCTGGTTCGGGGGCCTGACTGGCGTTCAGGCTCGCCTCCAGACCCCCGGTGCCAAGGTTCTGGCGCAACGGGACATCGATGCCCGTTTCACCAGCGTGTTCATCGCCAACGGCAGCAGCGGCCTGCGACCGATCAGCAGTCAGGACCAGCTGAAGCAGCTGAAGGGCAAACGGTTCACATTCGGATCGGAAAGCTCCACGTCCGGTCGTTTGATGCCGCAGTACTTCATGAAGCAGGCGGGGGTCACCCCTGCTGACTTCGCTGGAGGGCGAGCCGGTTTCAGTGGAAGCCATGACGCCACCATCGCCATGGTGCAAAGCGGTGCTTACCAGGCTGGAGCCCTGAACGAGCAGGTCTGGTTCAGCAATGTGAACGCCGGCAAGGTTGACCCAAACAAAGTCCGCGTGATCTGGAGGACGCCGACGTACCCGGATTACCACTGGGTCGCACGTCCAGGTCTCGATCAGCGGTTCGGCAGCGGGTTCACCGAACGCATCCGCACCACCCTGATCGGCCTGAAACCGGATACGTCCCGTCGCCGTAAGGTGCTTGAACTGTTCGGAGCCAAGCGCTTCATCCCCGCCAAGGCGTCCGACTATGTGGCGATCGAAAAGGTCGGACGGCAGCTCGGCAAAATCCGCTGA
- a CDS encoding VOC family protein, which produces MSQITLATVSAMNPKQISWVLASHDPGRLRLFYESLLNRQASQGLSPQHWTLPLAEGLDLELYRPSRSRPFPERGRCLSLCLRLEASQDPLVTLTSLLPDLQGAGAAILEPPRRESFGAECWLRDPEGNSCLIVVPFDRGASDPDAPDPGAPDVSRDGR; this is translated from the coding sequence GTGTCGCAGATCACCCTCGCCACGGTCTCAGCCATGAATCCAAAGCAGATCAGCTGGGTGCTGGCCTCCCACGATCCCGGTCGTCTTCGCCTGTTCTATGAATCTCTGCTGAATCGTCAGGCCAGTCAGGGCTTGTCGCCGCAGCACTGGACGCTTCCGCTGGCTGAGGGGCTGGATCTGGAGCTCTACCGTCCCTCGCGCTCGCGTCCATTCCCGGAGCGAGGCCGCTGCCTTTCGCTCTGTCTCCGGTTGGAGGCCAGCCAGGATCCGCTTGTCACACTCACCAGCCTCCTGCCAGATCTTCAGGGAGCTGGAGCAGCCATCCTGGAGCCCCCGCGTCGGGAAAGCTTCGGTGCGGAATGCTGGTTACGGGATCCTGAAGGCAACAGCTGCTTGATTGTGGTGCCCTTTGACCGTGGTGCCAGTGATCCTGATGCACCTGATCCTGGTGCCCCTGATGTCAGCCGTGATGGCCGATGA
- the mfd gene encoding transcription-repair coupling factor: protein MPLRSLVRQLQDSALSGELLDRSRRTDRLLMRGAGRCSRALVASALARRDQRPLLIVVPTLEEAGRWTALLDLMGWDSVSLYPTSEGSPYEPFDPTSEIIWGQLQVLSDLLGDPDGTNKAMVATERCLQPHLPPPQALADQCRSLKRGDELDLEQLGEHLAHLGYERVSSIDQEGTWSRRGDIVDIFPVSSELPVRLEFFGEELDKLREFDPASQRSLDAIEQLRLTPTGFSPLIADRLRDEMPEGIERLLGDEATEALLEGGTPEGMRRLMGLAWNQPASLLDYLPERCCVLIDERRHGLAHGQQWLDHAADHHQEMAAELGFSEDERDRLWPGVLHRDISEAYQTAEAFDGFDLAELLEEDAHPNSFDLASRPVPAYPNQFGKLGELIKGYQKDKTAVWLVSAQPSRAVALLEEHDCISRFVPNSGDAPAIERLIQQNTPVALKTRGSAELEGVQLPPWRVALVTDREFFGQQTLTSSGYVRRRRKAASRTVDPNKMRPGDFVVHRNHGIGRFKTMEKLAVSGDIRDYLVVQYADGTLRVAADQLGSLGRYRATSETPPQLSRMGGSAWNKAKERAKKAVRKVAMDLVKLYAERHQANGYAFPVDGPWQIELEESFPFEPTPDQLKATADVKRDMEKPEPMDRLVCGDVGFGKTEVAIRAIFKAITAGKQVAMLAPTTVLAQQHWRTLSERFAPYPIKVALLNRFRTASERKGILDGLKAGTVDAVVGTHQLLGKGAAFNQLGLLVVDEEQRFGVNQKEKIKVLRKDVDVLTLSATPIPRTLYMSLSGVREMSLITTPPPLRRPIKTHLAALDPEAVRSAIRQELDRGGQVFYVVPRVEGIEDVAAGLRGMLPGLKLLVAHGQMAEGELESAMVAFNAGEADVMLCTTIVESGLDIPRVNTILIEDAHRFGLAQLYQLRGRVGRSGIQAHAWLFYPGNASLSDNARQRLRAIQEFAQLGSGYQLAMRDMEIRGVGNLLGVEQSGQMETIGFDLYMEMLQESLAEIQGQDIPSVEDTQVDLQVTAFVPADWITDPDEKISAYRAAADCTSSEALVELAAGWADRYGALPGAVQSLLQLMDLKLLAKRCGFSRIRPEKPNIALETPMEEPAFRMLRQGLPQHLHGRLIYQSGSGIQHKVLARGLGVLPMEKQLEQLMEWLKQMAAQIPDVNGRTASEMEAEQKRRNDQVLRV, encoded by the coding sequence ATGCCGCTGAGATCTCTGGTCAGACAGCTGCAGGACTCCGCTCTCAGTGGAGAACTGCTGGACCGTTCCAGACGGACGGACCGCCTGCTGATGCGTGGAGCCGGGCGATGCAGCCGAGCCCTGGTTGCCAGTGCTCTAGCCCGAAGAGATCAACGCCCCCTGCTGATCGTCGTGCCGACATTGGAGGAGGCGGGACGTTGGACGGCTCTGCTCGACCTGATGGGTTGGGACAGTGTGAGCTTGTATCCAACGAGTGAAGGTTCTCCTTACGAACCGTTCGATCCCACCAGCGAAATCATCTGGGGACAACTGCAGGTGCTCAGCGACCTGCTTGGCGATCCCGATGGCACCAACAAAGCGATGGTGGCCACCGAACGATGTCTGCAGCCCCATCTGCCACCGCCACAAGCGCTCGCGGATCAATGCCGCAGTTTGAAACGGGGGGACGAACTCGACCTCGAGCAACTTGGCGAGCATCTGGCCCATCTCGGATACGAACGGGTCTCCTCCATTGACCAGGAAGGGACCTGGAGCCGACGGGGGGACATCGTCGACATCTTCCCGGTGAGCAGCGAACTGCCCGTGCGTCTGGAGTTCTTTGGAGAGGAACTCGACAAACTGCGTGAGTTCGACCCCGCCAGCCAGCGTTCCCTGGATGCCATCGAGCAATTGCGCCTGACGCCGACCGGCTTCAGCCCGCTCATCGCAGACCGTCTCCGGGATGAGATGCCCGAAGGGATTGAACGGCTTCTGGGAGACGAGGCGACTGAGGCCCTGCTGGAAGGAGGCACCCCTGAGGGAATGCGGCGCCTAATGGGACTGGCATGGAATCAGCCAGCCTCGCTACTCGACTACTTGCCGGAGCGATGCTGCGTCCTCATCGATGAGCGACGCCACGGACTCGCCCATGGACAGCAGTGGTTGGATCATGCGGCGGATCATCATCAGGAGATGGCCGCTGAGCTGGGGTTCAGCGAGGACGAACGCGACCGCCTCTGGCCTGGCGTGTTGCATCGGGACATCTCCGAGGCCTATCAGACAGCGGAAGCCTTTGATGGGTTTGATCTGGCGGAACTGCTCGAGGAGGACGCCCATCCCAACAGCTTCGACCTGGCCAGCCGACCGGTGCCGGCCTACCCCAATCAGTTCGGCAAACTCGGCGAACTGATCAAGGGCTATCAGAAGGACAAAACCGCCGTCTGGCTGGTGTCGGCACAGCCGAGCCGAGCCGTGGCGTTGCTCGAGGAACACGATTGCATCAGTCGTTTCGTTCCGAACAGCGGTGATGCACCGGCGATCGAACGGCTGATTCAACAGAACACACCTGTTGCCCTCAAGACTCGCGGCAGTGCCGAGCTGGAAGGCGTGCAATTACCGCCCTGGCGGGTTGCCCTTGTGACCGATCGGGAATTCTTCGGCCAGCAGACCCTGACCTCCAGCGGATATGTCCGTCGCCGACGCAAGGCAGCCAGTCGAACGGTCGACCCCAACAAGATGCGTCCCGGCGACTTCGTTGTGCATCGCAACCACGGCATCGGACGCTTCAAAACGATGGAAAAACTCGCTGTCTCGGGCGACATTCGCGATTATCTGGTCGTCCAGTACGCGGACGGCACACTCCGGGTCGCTGCTGATCAGCTGGGAAGCCTCGGTCGATACAGGGCTACGAGCGAGACACCTCCCCAGCTCAGCCGCATGGGTGGATCGGCCTGGAACAAGGCCAAGGAACGCGCCAAGAAAGCCGTTCGCAAGGTCGCGATGGACCTGGTGAAGCTCTACGCAGAGCGTCATCAGGCCAATGGCTACGCCTTTCCCGTCGATGGGCCATGGCAGATCGAGCTCGAGGAGTCGTTTCCGTTTGAACCGACTCCCGATCAACTCAAAGCCACCGCCGATGTGAAACGCGACATGGAGAAACCGGAACCGATGGACCGTCTTGTCTGTGGCGATGTCGGTTTCGGAAAAACAGAGGTCGCAATCCGCGCCATCTTCAAGGCGATCACGGCCGGGAAGCAGGTGGCCATGCTGGCTCCAACAACCGTTCTGGCGCAGCAGCACTGGCGCACCCTGAGCGAACGCTTCGCGCCTTATCCAATCAAAGTGGCCCTGTTGAACCGTTTTCGGACGGCCTCGGAACGAAAAGGCATCCTTGATGGCCTCAAAGCCGGCACGGTGGATGCCGTTGTGGGAACGCACCAGCTGCTTGGCAAAGGCGCCGCGTTCAACCAGCTGGGACTGCTTGTGGTGGATGAGGAACAGCGCTTCGGTGTGAATCAGAAAGAGAAGATCAAGGTGCTGCGCAAGGACGTCGACGTCCTGACGCTCTCGGCGACTCCGATTCCTCGAACGCTGTACATGAGTCTTTCAGGCGTGCGGGAGATGAGCCTGATCACCACCCCACCGCCATTACGACGCCCGATCAAAACCCACCTTGCGGCCCTAGACCCGGAAGCGGTCCGCAGTGCCATTCGTCAGGAACTGGATCGAGGCGGCCAGGTGTTTTACGTGGTCCCTCGGGTGGAGGGGATTGAGGATGTCGCTGCGGGGCTGCGCGGGATGCTTCCCGGCCTGAAGCTCCTGGTGGCTCACGGCCAGATGGCAGAAGGTGAGCTGGAGAGCGCCATGGTGGCGTTCAACGCCGGCGAGGCCGACGTGATGCTCTGCACCACGATCGTGGAGAGCGGTCTTGATATCCCCCGGGTGAACACGATCCTGATTGAGGATGCCCATCGATTCGGTCTAGCCCAGCTTTACCAGTTGCGTGGTCGTGTCGGTCGCAGCGGAATCCAGGCCCATGCCTGGCTGTTTTATCCAGGCAATGCATCGCTGAGCGACAACGCTCGTCAACGACTGCGTGCGATCCAGGAATTTGCCCAGCTGGGCAGCGGTTACCAGTTGGCGATGCGGGATATGGAGATCCGTGGTGTCGGCAATCTGCTGGGGGTGGAGCAGAGCGGCCAGATGGAAACAATCGGATTCGACCTCTACATGGAAATGCTTCAGGAATCCCTGGCCGAGATCCAGGGGCAGGACATACCGAGTGTCGAAGACACCCAGGTGGACCTCCAGGTCACCGCCTTCGTGCCAGCGGACTGGATCACCGATCCCGACGAGAAGATTTCGGCCTATCGAGCAGCAGCCGACTGCACCAGCTCAGAAGCCCTGGTGGAACTGGCTGCTGGCTGGGCTGATCGCTATGGCGCTTTGCCAGGAGCTGTGCAGTCCCTCCTGCAGCTCATGGACCTCAAACTGCTGGCCAAGCGCTGTGGTTTCTCAAGAATTCGACCGGAAAAACCAAACATCGCTCTGGAAACACCCATGGAGGAGCCAGCATTCCGGATGCTGCGACAAGGGCTTCCGCAGCATCTCCACGGTCGTCTGATCTACCAGTCCGGCAGCGGCATCCAGCACAAGGTCCTGGCCCGTGGTCTTGGGGTGCTGCCGATGGAGAAGCAGTTGGAGCAATTGATGGAATGGCTGAAACAGATGGCGGCTCAGATCCCCGACGTCAATGGACGAACTGCCAGCGAGATGGAGGCCGAACAGAAACGCCGGAACGACCAGGTGTTGAGGGTGTGA
- a CDS encoding YggT family protein, with protein MELLAGLFQVLAQTLQIYSLILIVRVLLSWFPNLDWGNPVLSTVSSITDPYLNAFRGLIPPLGGIDLSAILAFVALNLMQQLLLGASSDFFRGALPY; from the coding sequence ATGGAGCTTCTAGCGGGCCTGTTTCAGGTGCTTGCCCAGACCCTGCAGATCTATTCGCTGATCCTGATTGTGCGGGTGTTGCTCAGCTGGTTCCCGAATCTGGATTGGGGAAACCCTGTTCTCTCCACGGTGAGTTCGATCACCGATCCCTATCTCAATGCCTTCAGAGGGCTGATCCCGCCGTTGGGGGGCATTGATCTTTCGGCGATCCTGGCCTTCGTCGCCCTGAATCTGATGCAGCAGCTGCTGTTGGGAGCCAGTTCAGACTTCTTCAGGGGTGCTTTGCCGTACTGA
- a CDS encoding pyridoxal phosphate-dependent aminotransferase: MPSPLALSDRAKSLRPSLTLEISARAKALRSEGQDICSLSAGEPDFDTPDFILEATQKALRDGITRYGPAAGDPDLRAAVAEKLTNENGIPTTSAQVLITNGGKQAIYNLFQVLLDPGDEVLIPAPFWLSYPAIASLAGAESRLIPSQAKEGFRLDLDQLEQAITPRSKVLVLNSPGNPTGRVMDRSELEAIVNLMHRHPQLCVMSDEIYEYLLAEGQTHCSFGSLDESLADRCFTVNGFAKGWAMTGWRLGYLAGAESVIRAATALQSQSTSNVCSFAQRGALAALQGSRQCVETMAASYNRRRRLLSEGLQTINGITLSDPQGAFYAFPQLPHGSGNSVDFCRRALEDQGLAMVPGAAFGDDSCIRMSCAVSHETIEDGLRRLRTLLNSA; the protein is encoded by the coding sequence ATGCCCAGTCCGCTAGCTCTCTCCGATCGAGCCAAGTCCCTCAGACCCTCCCTCACCCTGGAGATCTCGGCACGGGCGAAGGCGCTGCGGAGTGAGGGACAGGACATCTGCAGCCTCAGTGCAGGCGAACCGGATTTCGACACCCCTGATTTCATCCTGGAAGCAACCCAGAAAGCACTGCGCGATGGCATCACGCGTTACGGCCCTGCAGCCGGGGATCCGGATCTGAGGGCCGCCGTCGCAGAGAAGCTGACCAACGAGAACGGCATTCCCACGACATCGGCGCAGGTGCTGATCACCAATGGCGGCAAACAAGCCATCTACAACCTTTTCCAGGTCTTGCTGGATCCAGGAGATGAGGTTCTGATTCCCGCTCCGTTCTGGCTGAGCTACCCCGCAATCGCATCTCTGGCCGGTGCTGAATCACGGTTGATTCCATCTCAGGCCAAGGAGGGATTCCGGCTTGATCTCGATCAACTCGAGCAGGCCATCACACCCAGAAGCAAGGTGCTGGTGCTCAACAGCCCAGGGAATCCAACAGGGCGTGTGATGGATCGTTCCGAGCTGGAGGCCATCGTGAACCTGATGCATCGCCATCCCCAGCTGTGTGTGATGAGCGATGAGATCTACGAATATCTCCTGGCCGAAGGCCAGACGCACTGCAGCTTCGGCTCCCTCGACGAAAGCCTGGCCGATCGCTGTTTCACCGTGAATGGGTTCGCCAAAGGCTGGGCGATGACAGGCTGGCGGTTGGGCTACCTGGCAGGCGCTGAATCGGTGATTCGAGCGGCGACCGCCCTCCAGAGCCAGAGCACAAGCAATGTCTGCAGCTTCGCCCAACGCGGCGCCCTGGCGGCCTTGCAGGGGTCAAGGCAATGCGTTGAAACCATGGCCGCCAGCTACAACCGCCGGCGGCGGCTGCTGAGCGAAGGACTGCAGACCATCAATGGCATCACCCTGTCTGATCCCCAGGGAGCCTTTTACGCCTTTCCCCAGCTGCCGCACGGAAGCGGGAATTCGGTTGACTTCTGTCGCCGGGCGCTGGAGGACCAGGGGCTCGCCATGGTTCCAGGTGCCGCCTTCGGAGATGACTCCTGCATCCGCATGTCCTGCGCTGTATCGCATGAGACGATCGAGGACGGTCTGAGGCGACTTCGAACCTTGCTCAACAGCGCCTGA
- the scpB gene encoding SMC-Scp complex subunit ScpB: MPGVPSLAARLEAILYLKGRPISVAELSELSQSERSEVEQALLVLTTGYAQRDTALEIVELKGRYCLQLRPGLGDLVQNLLPVNLSTATLRTLATIALKKRILQSELVDLRGSGAYDHIKELLAQDFIERRRQSEGRSYWLTLSEKFHRTFSVLPDLSTAAISEAA; this comes from the coding sequence CCTTGGCTGCGCGGCTGGAAGCCATCCTTTATCTGAAGGGACGTCCGATCAGCGTTGCCGAGCTCAGTGAACTGTCGCAGTCCGAACGCAGTGAGGTGGAGCAGGCCCTGCTGGTGCTGACAACCGGTTACGCCCAGCGGGACACAGCCCTGGAAATTGTGGAACTGAAGGGGCGTTATTGCCTTCAGTTGCGTCCTGGTCTGGGAGATCTGGTGCAGAACCTGCTGCCAGTGAACCTTTCAACCGCCACGTTGCGGACCCTGGCCACCATTGCGTTGAAGAAAAGAATCCTTCAGTCAGAACTCGTGGATCTCCGTGGCTCGGGTGCCTACGACCACATCAAGGAACTGTTGGCGCAGGATTTCATTGAGCGCCGTCGCCAGAGCGAAGGGCGTTCCTACTGGCTGACGCTGTCCGAGAAGTTTCATCGAACCTTTTCTGTGTTGCCAGACCTTTCCACCGCCGCCATCTCCGAAGCTGCATAA
- a CDS encoding S41 family peptidase, with the protein MPSPVRLGSLLRSGPLLVALGLAGVATAVTVAQPSLSLPSASGGSITDSPKEVIDQVWQIVYRDFLDSSGSYSPDRWKQLRRDLLAQSYSGTGESYEAIRGMLASLKDPYTRFLDPKEFKEMQIDTSGELLGVGIQLSLDKDTKELTVVSPIEGTPAAKAGVQPKDVIVTIDGKSTNGMSTADAVKLIRGPEGSKVVLGLRRKGQVLNVPLVRARIEINSVDSSLNTAPNGSKVGYIRLKQFNANASREMRDAIRELESQGAQGYVLDLRSNPGGLLEASVDIARQWLNEGTIVSTRTREGIRDVRRATGSAITDKPMVVLVNEGSASASEILSGALQDNDRAQLVGMKTFGKGLVQSVRGLADGSGMTVTIAKYLTPSGRDIHKNGIEPDVQATMTEEEIRSITAEDLGTGRDSQYIVAETTLIRVLGQASAGQTYNPSSANLQSALQR; encoded by the coding sequence ATGCCCAGTCCGGTCCGTCTGGGTTCGCTTCTTCGGTCAGGTCCACTGCTTGTGGCCCTCGGTCTTGCTGGTGTGGCAACGGCAGTGACGGTGGCGCAGCCGAGCCTCAGCCTGCCGAGCGCCTCGGGTGGATCGATCACCGACAGCCCCAAAGAGGTGATCGACCAGGTGTGGCAGATCGTGTATCGCGATTTCCTCGATTCGAGTGGTTCCTATTCACCGGATCGCTGGAAACAACTGCGTCGTGATCTCCTGGCCCAGTCCTATTCGGGCACGGGCGAGTCCTATGAAGCGATCCGAGGCATGCTCGCCAGCCTCAAGGATCCTTACACGCGCTTCCTGGATCCGAAGGAATTCAAGGAGATGCAGATCGACACGTCCGGGGAACTCCTGGGCGTTGGCATTCAGCTCTCTCTGGACAAGGACACCAAGGAGCTCACAGTGGTGTCTCCGATCGAGGGCACCCCCGCCGCCAAGGCTGGCGTTCAGCCAAAGGATGTGATCGTCACCATTGATGGCAAATCCACCAATGGCATGAGCACGGCTGACGCCGTGAAGCTGATTCGTGGACCGGAAGGATCGAAGGTTGTGCTCGGGCTTCGCCGCAAGGGCCAGGTCCTGAACGTGCCTCTGGTGAGGGCCCGGATTGAAATCAATTCCGTTGACAGCTCCCTCAACACAGCCCCGAACGGCAGCAAGGTCGGCTACATCCGGCTGAAACAGTTCAACGCCAATGCCTCGCGCGAGATGCGAGACGCGATCCGTGAACTGGAATCACAAGGTGCTCAGGGCTACGTGCTGGATCTCAGGAGCAATCCCGGCGGCCTTCTCGAGGCCAGCGTCGACATTGCCCGTCAGTGGCTCAATGAGGGGACCATCGTGAGCACGCGGACCCGGGAGGGAATCCGTGATGTCCGTCGTGCGACGGGTTCAGCCATCACCGATAAACCGATGGTGGTCCTCGTCAACGAGGGGTCGGCCAGTGCCAGCGAGATTCTCTCGGGAGCACTGCAGGACAACGACCGCGCTCAGCTGGTGGGGATGAAGACCTTCGGCAAGGGTCTGGTGCAGTCGGTGCGTGGTTTGGCTGATGGCTCGGGGATGACCGTGACCATCGCGAAGTACCTCACACCCAGTGGCCGAGACATCCACAAAAACGGCATCGAGCCAGATGTCCAGGCCACGATGACGGAGGAGGAGATCCGTTCGATCACCGCCGAGGATCTCGGCACAGGACGTGACAGTCAGTACATAGTCGCTGAAACGACTCTGATCAGAGTTCTTGGACAAGCCAGCGCCGGACAGACCTACAACCCGTCCAGCGCCAACCTTCAATCAGCGCTTCAGCGATAG
- a CDS encoding uracil-DNA glycosylase has protein sequence MTAELLQGCSTCTACALAYTRQMVVIARGNPNAELMLIGEAPGAREDATGLPFVGRSGQALDRLLSDVGFDLERDLYVCNAVKCRPPNNRRPKRAELAACRPWLDRQLELVDPDVIVLAGATAVEAILGIKGGMSQLRGRWQHWNQRAVMPVFHPSYLLRNPSDAPGAPLDLTRGDLSAVRRRLCER, from the coding sequence ATGACGGCTGAGCTGCTCCAGGGCTGCTCGACCTGCACGGCCTGCGCGCTGGCTTACACGCGCCAGATGGTGGTGATTGCCCGCGGAAACCCAAACGCCGAGCTGATGTTGATCGGTGAAGCGCCAGGCGCCCGTGAAGACGCCACCGGTCTGCCGTTCGTGGGCCGGTCTGGTCAGGCCCTGGACCGACTGCTCAGCGACGTGGGATTTGATCTCGAGCGTGACCTTTACGTCTGCAACGCGGTGAAATGCCGGCCGCCCAACAATCGACGGCCGAAGCGCGCTGAGCTGGCGGCCTGTCGACCCTGGCTCGATCGTCAGCTGGAGCTGGTCGATCCCGACGTGATCGTTCTTGCCGGTGCAACAGCTGTTGAGGCGATTCTTGGGATCAAAGGCGGCATGAGCCAGCTGCGGGGGCGCTGGCAACACTGGAATCAGCGAGCCGTGATGCCGGTCTTCCATCCCTCCTATCTGCTTCGCAACCCCTCCGACGCGCCTGGTGCCCCGCTCGACCTCACCCGGGGTGATCTCAGCGCGGTCCGGCGTCGCCTGTGCGAACGTTGA
- the ispG gene encoding (E)-4-hydroxy-3-methylbut-2-enyl-diphosphate synthase has protein sequence MTATLPTTAAVVDRRYDTQIHRRVTRTVMVGDVPIGSEHPVVVQSMINEDTLDIEAAVAGILRLAEAGSEIVRVTTPSMAHAKAMGEIRASLRAQGCTVPLVADVHHNGLKIALEVAQHVDKVRINPGLFVFDKPDPNRQDFSDEEFAAIGARIRETFEPLVTLLRDQNKALRIGVNHGSLAERMLFTYGDTPKGMVESAMEFVRICDDLDFHNIVISMKASRAPVMLAAYRLMADTLDQAGFNYPLHLGVTEAGDGDYGRIKSTAGIATLLADGLGDTVRVSLTEAPEREIPVCYSILQALGLRKTMVEYVACPSCGRTLFNLEDVLKQVREATDHLTGLDIAVMGCIVNGPGEMADADYGYVGKTPGVISLYRGRDEIRKVPEADGVKALIQLIKEDGRWVDPG, from the coding sequence ATGACTGCCACCTTGCCGACCACAGCGGCCGTTGTGGATCGTCGCTACGACACGCAGATCCACCGCCGGGTCACCCGTACCGTGATGGTCGGTGATGTGCCCATCGGCAGCGAGCACCCCGTTGTGGTGCAGTCGATGATCAACGAGGACACCCTTGATATCGAGGCGGCCGTGGCCGGCATCCTGCGGCTGGCGGAGGCTGGTAGTGAGATCGTTCGTGTGACCACCCCCTCCATGGCCCACGCCAAGGCCATGGGTGAGATCCGCGCTTCCCTGCGTGCCCAAGGCTGCACGGTGCCCCTGGTTGCCGATGTGCATCACAACGGCTTGAAGATCGCCCTCGAGGTTGCTCAGCATGTCGACAAAGTCCGGATCAATCCGGGTCTGTTCGTCTTCGACAAGCCAGATCCCAACCGTCAGGATTTTTCAGACGAAGAGTTCGCTGCCATCGGAGCCAGGATCCGCGAGACCTTCGAACCCCTGGTCACCCTGCTGCGAGATCAGAACAAGGCCTTGCGCATCGGTGTGAATCACGGATCGCTGGCAGAGCGGATGCTGTTCACCTACGGAGACACCCCCAAGGGAATGGTGGAGTCGGCGATGGAGTTCGTCAGGATCTGCGATGACCTCGACTTTCACAACATCGTCATTTCGATGAAGGCATCGCGTGCCCCGGTGATGCTGGCGGCTTACCGTCTGATGGCGGACACGCTGGATCAGGCGGGGTTCAACTACCCCCTTCATCTCGGTGTCACGGAAGCTGGAGATGGGGACTACGGCCGGATCAAGAGCACGGCGGGCATTGCCACCCTGCTGGCTGATGGTCTGGGCGACACGGTCCGCGTTTCGCTGACTGAGGCACCTGAGCGCGAGATTCCCGTCTGCTACTCGATTCTTCAGGCTCTTGGACTGCGCAAGACGATGGTGGAATACGTGGCTTGCCCGAGCTGCGGCCGCACCTTGTTCAACCTCGAGGACGTTTTGAAGCAGGTCCGTGAGGCCACCGATCACCTCACAGGCCTGGACATTGCCGTGATGGGTTGCATCGTCAACGGTCCAGGAGAGATGGCCGATGCCGACTACGGCTATGTCGGAAAGACGCCTGGTGTGATTTCGCTCTACCGGGGCCGCGATGAGATCCGCAAAGTTCCGGAGGCCGATGGTGTGAAAGCCCTGATCCAGTTGATCAAGGAGGATGGCCGTTGGGTGGATCCAGGCTGA